The Camelina sativa cultivar DH55 chromosome 14, Cs, whole genome shotgun sequence genome includes a window with the following:
- the LOC104741636 gene encoding photosystem I reaction center subunit psaK, chloroplastic, producing MASTMMTTLPQFNGLRATKISAAPVQGLASVQPMRRKGNGALGAKCDFIGSSTNLIMVTSTTLMLFAGRFGLAPSANRKATAGLRLEARDSGLQTGDPAGFTLADTLACGTVGHVIGVGVVLGLKNIGAI from the exons atggcgagcACTATGATGACTACATTGCCACAGTTCAATGGTCTTCGAGCCACCAAAATCTCCGCAGCTCCTGTTCAAGGCCTG GCAAGTGTTCAGCCCATGAGACGCAAGGGAAATGGAGCTTTGGGTGCCAAGTGTGACTTCATTGGTTCATCAACAAATCTG ATAATGGTAACATCGACGACGCTGATGCTATTCGCTGGGAGGTTCGGACTAGCGCCATCAGCCAATAGAAAGGCGACAGCTGGACTTAGGCTGGAGGCACGTGACTCGGGTCTACAAACGGGCGACCCTGCGGGGTTCACGCTCGCTGACACATTGGCTTGTGGTACCGTTGGTCATGTCATCGGCGTTGGAGTTGTCCTCGGCCTCAAAAACATCGGTGCTATTTAA